The bacterium genome includes a window with the following:
- a CDS encoding PIN domain-containing protein encodes MMHKIFLDSDIILDVLAQRKPFYNSAAKLFTLIDQEQILAFTSPIVFSNIHYILTKKTSNEYALQSLRKLKSLISILPVTEKIIELALDSNFTDFEDAIQYYTAKANEIKFLITRNTQDYKKSKIPICTAEEYLKIWASKPE; translated from the coding sequence ATAATGCACAAAATATTTTTAGACTCAGATATAATTTTGGATGTATTGGCTCAAAGAAAACCATTTTATAACTCCGCAGCGAAATTATTTACCTTAATTGATCAAGAACAAATATTAGCTTTTACATCTCCAATTGTTTTTTCTAATATTCATTATATCCTTACCAAAAAAACTTCTAATGAATATGCTCTTCAGAGTCTTCGCAAATTAAAATCATTAATATCAATCTTGCCTGTTACTGAAAAAATTATCGAATTAGCTTTAGATTCCAACTTTACTGATTTTGAAGATGCTATTCAATATTATACTGCAAAAGCAAATGAAATAAAGTTTCTTATTACAAGAAACACTCAAGATTATAAAAAGAGTAAAATCCCTATTTGTACTGCCGAAGAATATTTGAAAATATGGGCATCAAAGCCGGAATAA